CGAGATGGAGTCGACGTCGGCGGCGGTGTACGTGACGCGCTTGTCGAGTTGATCGAGGGGGCGGTGGTGCACGACGGCCGCCGCGGCCAGCGTCTTGAACGTGGAGCAGAACGCGAACCGTTCGTCCGCGCGGTGGGTCAGCGTGGCGCCCGTGCCGGTCGCCAGGGCGTACACCCCGAGGCGGCCACCGTGCTTGCGCTCCAGCGCGGTAAAACGGGAGGCGAGGCGGGAGGGATCGGCTGCGGGGGTCGAGGGCGGGCCCGCGGTGGACTTCCGCGGCGCGGGGCCGTCACCGGAACCGCACGCCGGGAGCGGCAGCAGCGCCGCGGCGAGCAGAAGGGCACGACGGGACGTCCCGGGCTGCGCCAAGCTCATCGGCCGCTGCTCGCTTTCCCTCGATACGTAATACGTAGCCGTCACGACCTACGTAGCCATTACGACGCAATCATTCTGCACGCCGCCGGAATATCCCCGCCGATCCGGAGGTTCCCTCCGTTACGAGCTCGGCACCTCGCCTCCTCGCCTCGGAAAGGCAGTCAGTCATGAAGATCGGCATCATCGGAGCGGGCAACATCGGCGGCAACCTCACCCGCCGCCTCACCGCCCTCGGCCACGACGTCTCCGTCGCCAACTCGCGCGGCCCCCACACGCTGACCGCCCTCGCCGAGGAGACCGGCGCGAAGCCCGTCACCGTCGGTGAAGCCGCGCGCGACGCGCAGGTCGTCGTCGTGACCATCCCGCTCAAGGCAGTCCCCGACCTGCCGGCCGGCTTCCTCGACGGCGCAGCCGAAAACGTCGCCGTCATCGACACCGGCAACTACTATCCGCAGCAGCGCGACGGGCGCATCGCCGAGATCGAGGACGGTCTGACCGAGAGCCGGTGGACGGAGCGGCAGATCGGCCACCCCGTCATCAAGGCCTTCAACGGCACGTACGCGCAGGACATCCTCGACAAGCCCCTGCCTCAGGGCGCCGCGGGCCGGGTCGCCCTGCCCGTGTCCGGCGACGACGAGGCCGCCAAGAAGATCGTGCGCGACCTGATCGACGAGCTCGGCTTTGACACCGTGGACAACGGCGGCCAGGACGACTCCTGGCGTCAGCAGCCCGGAACTCCCGTGTACGGGAACGCCGGTGGAGCGGACGAGATCCAGAAGGCGCTGGACGCGGCGTCACGGGAGCGTACGGCGGAGTGGCGCGCCTGACAGACGCGCCCTCCTGGCACACCACTCAGGGCGTGGCCCACTCCCGCAGCGCGTCCTCGCTCGCGAAGTCGGCCACGTTCTTGTCCAGCGGTGTCGACGTGTACTGGTGGATCTTCCACTTCGCCTGGATGCGGGGCTTGCCCGCGCTGACGTAGTCGGCGATCCACAGTCCGTCGCCCGCGTAGGACGTGGTGTCCCGGTTCAACCAGAAATCACGGTTCGCGTAGAGCATGACCCGGTGCGACGGCCGCAGGCGTTTCACCTCACGGATGAAGCGGTCCTTCTCCGCGTTCGAGGCAGCCGTATGGTTCCCCGTCCACTCCCAGTCCACCGCCAGCAGGTCCCCCGCCTTCTCCGGGGCCTTGCTCACGAAGTACTCCGCCTGGGCCGTGATGTTGCCCGGCCACAGGAAGTGGTAGTAGCCGACCACGCAGCCGCCGTCTCGGGCGCGCTTCGTCTGGGCGGACAGTTTCGGGTTGATGTACGAACGGCCCTCCGTCGCCTTTATGAAGACGAAGGAGAGACCGTCCGTGTCGAAGGTCGACTGGTGGGAGCTGACGTCGATGCCACGGATCACGGGCGCCTCCAGATTGGGCGCTAGGCAGTTCCTGAACTGCCCGTTTGGTGCCCGCTGTCAGCAAGGGCCAACCGTCAACCATCAACTGTTCAACGGAAGATCCCGGTGTGCCCGAGGGAGTAGCGGCCCGGCTGTGGGTACACCGCGAGGCCGTGCGGTCCGTTG
The window above is part of the Streptomyces venezuelae genome. Proteins encoded here:
- a CDS encoding NADPH-dependent F420 reductase — protein: MPADPEVPSVTSSAPRLLASERQSVMKIGIIGAGNIGGNLTRRLTALGHDVSVANSRGPHTLTALAEETGAKPVTVGEAARDAQVVVVTIPLKAVPDLPAGFLDGAAENVAVIDTGNYYPQQRDGRIAEIEDGLTESRWTERQIGHPVIKAFNGTYAQDILDKPLPQGAAGRVALPVSGDDEAAKKIVRDLIDELGFDTVDNGGQDDSWRQQPGTPVYGNAGGADEIQKALDAASRERTAEWRA
- a CDS encoding glycoside hydrolase family 25 protein; translation: MIRGIDVSSHQSTFDTDGLSFVFIKATEGRSYINPKLSAQTKRARDGGCVVGYYHFLWPGNITAQAEYFVSKAPEKAGDLLAVDWEWTGNHTAASNAEKDRFIREVKRLRPSHRVMLYANRDFWLNRDTTSYAGDGLWIADYVSAGKPRIQAKWKIHQYTSTPLDKNVADFASEDALREWATP